In one window of Pseudomonas benzenivorans DNA:
- a CDS encoding proline--tRNA ligase gives MRTSQFLLSTLKETPSDAVVISHQLMLRAGMIRKLASGLYTWLPMGLRVLRKVEKVVREEMNAAGALEVLMPAIQPAELWQESGRWEQYGPELLRLQDRHGRDFCVGPTHEEVITDLARNELNSYKQLPINLYQIQTKFRDEIRPRFGLMRGREFIMKDAYSFHADQASLQETYDRMHQAYCNVFSRLGLNFRPVQADTGSIGGTGSHEFHVLADSGEDDIAFSDSSDYAANIEKAEAIPRETERGAATEELRLVDTPNTKTINDLVEKFGAPIEKTIKTLVVHGAEAGTLVALIIRGDHELNEIKAANLEQVASPLTMATEAELRAAIGAGAGSLGPLNLPLPCIVDRSVALMNDFVIGANIDDKHYFGVNWERDLPLPAVADLRNVVAGDPSPDGQGSLVIKRGIEVGHIFQLGTKYSEALNCQVLGESGKPVTLTMGCYGIGVSRVVAAAIEQNFDERGILWNDALAPFHIALVPLRYETEAVREATDKLYAELSAAGYEVLLDDRDKKTSPGIKFADMELIGIPHRIVVSDRGLADGNLEYKSRQESEAQVVPAADILSFIQARVRR, from the coding sequence ATGCGTACCAGTCAGTTCCTGCTCTCGACCCTCAAAGAAACCCCTTCCGATGCCGTGGTCATCAGCCATCAGCTGATGCTCCGCGCCGGGATGATCCGCAAGCTCGCCTCGGGCCTCTACACCTGGCTGCCGATGGGCCTGCGCGTGCTGCGCAAAGTGGAAAAGGTGGTGCGCGAAGAGATGAATGCCGCCGGCGCCCTCGAAGTGCTGATGCCGGCCATCCAACCGGCGGAGCTATGGCAGGAGTCCGGGCGCTGGGAGCAGTACGGCCCCGAGCTGCTGCGCCTGCAGGATCGACACGGCCGCGACTTCTGCGTCGGCCCGACCCACGAAGAAGTGATCACCGACCTGGCCCGCAACGAGCTCAACAGCTACAAGCAGCTGCCGATCAACCTGTATCAGATCCAGACCAAGTTCCGCGACGAGATCCGTCCGCGCTTCGGCCTGATGCGCGGGCGCGAGTTCATCATGAAGGACGCCTACTCCTTCCATGCGGACCAGGCCTCGCTGCAGGAAACCTACGACCGCATGCACCAGGCCTACTGCAACGTCTTCAGCCGCCTGGGCCTGAACTTCCGCCCGGTGCAGGCCGACACCGGCTCGATCGGCGGCACCGGTTCCCATGAGTTCCACGTGCTGGCCGACTCCGGCGAGGACGACATCGCCTTCAGCGACAGCTCCGACTACGCCGCCAACATCGAGAAAGCCGAAGCCATTCCGCGGGAAACCGAGCGCGGCGCGGCGACCGAAGAGCTGCGTCTGGTCGATACGCCGAACACCAAGACCATCAACGATCTGGTGGAAAAGTTCGGCGCGCCCATCGAGAAAACCATCAAGACCCTGGTGGTGCATGGCGCCGAGGCCGGCACCCTGGTTGCGCTGATCATCCGCGGCGATCACGAGCTGAACGAGATCAAGGCCGCCAACCTGGAGCAGGTCGCCAGCCCGCTGACCATGGCGACCGAAGCCGAGCTGCGCGCCGCCATCGGCGCCGGCGCCGGCTCGCTGGGCCCGCTGAACCTGCCGTTGCCCTGCATAGTCGATCGCTCGGTGGCCCTGATGAACGACTTCGTCATCGGCGCCAACATAGACGACAAGCACTACTTCGGCGTCAACTGGGAGCGCGACCTGCCTCTGCCGGCGGTCGCCGACCTGCGCAATGTAGTGGCCGGCGACCCCAGCCCCGACGGCCAGGGCAGCCTGGTGATCAAGCGCGGTATCGAAGTCGGACACATTTTCCAGCTCGGCACCAAGTACAGCGAAGCCTTGAACTGCCAGGTGCTCGGCGAGAGCGGCAAGCCGGTAACCCTGACCATGGGCTGCTACGGCATCGGCGTATCGCGCGTGGTCGCCGCGGCCATCGAGCAGAACTTTGATGAGCGCGGCATTCTCTGGAACGACGCCCTGGCGCCCTTCCATATCGCCCTGGTGCCACTGCGCTACGAGACCGAGGCGGTGCGCGAGGCCACCGACAAGCTGTATGCCGAACTTAGCGCGGCCGGCTACGAGGTGTTGCTCGACGATCGCGACAAGAAGACCAGCCCGGGCATCAAGTTCGCCGATATGGAGCTGATCGGCATCCCACACCGCATCGTGGTCAGCGATCGCGGCTTGGCCGATGGCAATCTGGAGTACAAGAGCCGCCAGGAAAGCGAGGCGCAAGTGGTTCCCGCCGCTGATATCCTGTCGTTTATCCAGGCACGCGTCCGCCGCTGA